GCCGTTTTGCTGGAATATCGAATTTACCACCCCGAAGGCAGACATACGGCCAGAACAGGCGCTGATGAAATACGCAAGCCTCGGAATGCAGGGCGGCAGAACGGTTTACGGCATTATTACCCGGCTGGAGTGGTTCTCCACCAGCGCAGATCAGTCGCACTACAGCGTGACGCTCTCCTCCCGGCTGGCGCTGCTGTCTCACACGCGTCAGTGTCGCGTGTTTCTCAACCAGTCGGTGCCGGAAGTGGTGGAGCAGGTGCTGCGTGAGCATGGCCTGGAAGGGGAGGATTTTGATTTCCGGCTGGAGCGGGAATACCCGGAGCGCGAGCTTATTACCCAGTGGCGCGAGACTGACCTTGGGTTTATTCAGCGGCTGCTGTCAGAAGTGGGGATCTGGTGGCGCACGGAGATGGACAACATGCGCGGTCTGGATGTGACTATTTTTGCCGACACCCAGCTTAACTATCATTTTGACGTTCGCCTGCCGTACCGCGAGCCGTCCGGCCTGCATGACGGCGCGCAGGAGGCGGTGTGGGGCGTGCGGACCTGGCATAACGCCGTCACCGGCGGGGTGCAGACGCGCGATTACCATTACCCTGACGCCACCACGCCGCTGGACGCCACCGTCAGGGTGCGCAGCGCGGCGATCACCACCGGTGAGCATTACCGCTACGCGGAGCCGTACCAGGCGCAGGGCGATGACACCGATCCCGAGCCCGACAGCGAGAGCGGGGCGTTTTACGCGCGTATCCGTCACGAGCGTGAGCTGAACCCCTCGCTGCGTGTGCATCTTTTCAGCAACGCCTGGGCGCTCACGCCGGGGATGGTGCTGGAGCCGCAGGGCGACGTCATCCGCGCGCTGAAAGAGGGGGTGATTATCACGCTTACCACCTTTCGCGCCTCGCGCGATTCGCGGCTGCACGTGTCGGTGTGGGGGATGCCGTACAGCGAACGCTACTGCTACCGCCCGCCAGAAATCCCGCGCCCGGAAATACACGGCACGGTGCCGGCGCGGGTGGAAAGCCGGGACCCGAAGGACACATACGCCTGGCTGGACGACGCGGGCCGTTACCGCGTGAAGCTGGACATGGACCGCGGGGACAGCGATAGCGGTTACAGCTACCTGTGGGTACGCCTTGCGAAGCCGTATGCGGGCGAGACGTACGGCTGGCACACGCCGCTGCTGGCCGGCACAGAGGTGTCCGTCGCCTTTGACGGCGGCGACCCGGACCGGCCGTATATCGCGCACGCGTTTCATGATTCGGCGCACCCGGATGTGGTTAACCGCGACAACCGCAGCCGCAATATCCTGCGCACGCCAGCGCAGAATGAGCTGCGCATGGAAGATAAACGGGGCGAAGAGCATATCCACCTGACCACCGAGTACGGTAAAACGCAGCTCGGTGAAGGCCGGCTGGTGGACGGGCAGGATAAACCGCGCGGGGCGGGCTTTGAACTGCGCACCGACGAATACGGCGTCATCCGCGTGGCGAAGGGGCTGTTCATCAGCGCCGACGGCCAGCAGAAGGCCGCAGGCGAGGTACTGGACCGGGAAACGGCGCTGAAGGAAATCGACCTGTGCCTGCAGCAGATAGCACAGCTCTCCGCTGCGGCAGACGCGGCGAACGCGCTGCAGGCGGACATCGCCAGCCAGAGCGCGATGTTCGGCGAACGGCTGAAACCCCTGAACGAAATGATACACATGTCCGCACCGGCAGGGATGGCGTTCACCAGCGGAGAGCACATGCAGCTTACGGCCACAAAAAACGTGGCGGTGAATGCTGGCGGCGATATCAGCATGGGCGTTATGGGCAACATGACCACGCTGGCGGGTGAAAAACTGGGGCTGTTCGCCCGCAGCGGGCCGCTGAGCCTGAAATCGGGCGAAGGCCCAGTGGAGGTGCAGGCGCAGAACGGCGGCATGCAGCTGGCGGCAGAGAAGAAACTCACCCTGACGTCGGTGAGTGATATCTCCTTTGCAGGCAAAAAGCGCATCACCTTAATCGGCGGCGGATGTTACCTGAAGCTGGAGGCCGGGAAAATAGAATACGGGACACCGCAGGTATATCTGAGGAAGGTGGAGAAAACTTATCTGGGAGCGAGTAAATCCCGGCAGGTTGAATTCCCCTATCTGCCCGGTAAGGGGGGTATTTATAGCAGAGGTTTTATTCTGCTTGATGACAGAACAAATGTGCCAGTCGCAGGAATAAGATACCTATTGGCGTTGTCATCAGGAGAACAACTAGAGCATTATTCAGATAACAAAGGATGTACTCATATTGTGAGCCATAAAGAGCAATGTGAAGTTGAGTTGACGGTTTTAAGACAAGAATCTTTGATAATAGGTTAATATCATGAGTGAGATAAAAGTTATATCCAGCCTCACTGAACAGGAGGATAATCAGCAAAAAGTGCCTGTTCGGTTGTTTAAAATAACAGACATACCTGAGGTAATGGAAAGTATGGGGTGGGTTGTTGCAGCAAGATTCATGAGAAAATGGTTTTACGATCCGTTTTATGAAATGAGCAAGGAAGAGAAACTTAACAAAGTTGACATGGCTCTAATAGATAAATGTCATATAGTCGATGATATCTCGTTTGAGTGGCTTTGTACTGCGTCTGAAAGAGTATCGCCAGTAATTGACGATGTTCTGGAAAGCATTTCTATAGTTCGAGAGTTTAATGATACTTTAGGTAAAATAGAGGGAGGGGTTAAACAGCTTTCCAATGGGCTGATAGCAATAATTAATTGTCTGTATAAACAAGGTTTGGTTGATTTAAAAACATATTCGATAAAAAATATAGCGCTTGATTATGAAGAATTATCCGCGATTGAGCTTGATAGAAAAAGTCAATTTAATTACTTCTCAATCGGGAGTACTTTATGGGAGAAAGCTACTGATGAATTAGATGATGTTTATGGTGCGCTTGGAAGTTTTATCGTTAAAATTGCCTTTTTAAACCTAATAGTATCTAGTGATAACGACGGTTTTTATAGGATTGAGATTAATCAAATTGGTTTATATGTGAGGGATACCTATGAATTTATGAATAATGGGAATGATCAGCCTCTTGGTTATTGGGGGTGGCATGGTGTAATAAAACCTGGTTTAATAAATGAGCTTTTTGAAAGTGAAGTGGTCAGTAAAAATGGTAATGATTATTATAGAGTAACTAATAATTCATTTGTTGAGTATAGACAAAAATGCAAAAAAGAAAGCAACATGAAAACAGGGGATTTTTTTGTTTATTCCACAGTTAAAAAAATACCTGTAGATGTCATTGTTCATATCAGTAAATTAGATTTGTTAGAATACCAGTCGAGGAGTGATAAAGTTGCGTAGTTTTTTTAAAAAAGTAGTGATATTTTTTTAGGGGTTTTTTTTATAATACTATCTATGCTATTTGCAATTAAAATATTAGCTTATAAAACGGCCACGCCAAGCGGGAAAATATGGAATTACTCGCACTCATGCTATTTTGTTTCATATATTCCTAACTATAAGCCCTTTGGTATCGCTGGTCGTTTTTTAAAGTTTTTTTCTAATCAGTCTTTTTTTATTGTTTATAGTAAGGCCGGCGATAAGTTAAAAAGCTCCGCATGGTATTTCTGGGAGTATCAGTTCTCTGATATGGTTTCGCCAAAATGGTCGGGGATTGATTTTGTTTATCCAACTGATCAAGGCATGTCAGGATGGACTTTACATGAGTGTGAAGGTAAAGCATGACAGTGAAGTACTACTCAAAGGATATTAACCAGAACTTAAAAAAATAATAGAATATAAATACTGCGGCGTATCGTTTATTTTGACGTCCGCCTGCCATACCGCGAGCCGTCCGGCCTGCATGACGGCCTGCATGACGGCCTGCATGACGGCGTGCAGGAGGCGGTGTGGGGCGTGCGTACCTGGCATAACACCGTCACCGGGCGGGTGCAGACTCGTGATGATCATTACCCCGCCGCCACCACGCCGCTGGACGCCACCGCCAGGGTGCGCAGCGCGGCCATCACCACCGGCGAACACTACCGCTACGCGGAGCCGTACCGGACGCAGGGCGATGACACCGATCCCGAACCGGAAAGCGAGAGCGGAGCGTTTTACGCCCGGATTCACCATGAGCGTGAGCTGAGCTACTCTCTGTGTATATCTCTTGAGCAACGCTTGCGCGCGTGTTCAACGAACGGCTGAAACCGCTGAACAAGGTAATTCACGTCAGGCGGCGGAAAGATGACTTTCACCCGTTTGACCAGGAACCCTCATCGTATCCGCATAATACAAAATGATGATAAGACACTGTCGGAAATACTGACTGAAATGCATTGCATCAGAAGATTTAAGACGAACAGAAAGGGGAAACCTGAAGACTACTGAATGGTGCGTCCGAGTGGACTCGAACCACCGACCCCCACCATGTCAAGGTGGTGCTCTAACCAACTGAGCTACGGACGCACATTAGGATGGTGCGTTCAATTGGACTCGAACCAACGACCCCCACCATGTCAAGGTGGTGCTCTAACCAACTGAGCTATGAACGCATTGCTGTGTGACAGCGGGGACGAATATTAACGGCAGCCCCGGCGCCTGGCAAGGGGCAAACGTCAATTTTCTTTCATATTTCACGCGATTGCCGCCTATTTGCGCAGAATGATGACAAAGTGATCGGCGTGGCGGGCTAGTCTGTACCCAGAGGATAAAAAAGCCGCCCTGAGGGGCGGCCAGTAATTAGCGCGCGGCGCGCGCCAGGATGGTTTCCGACGGCAGGCGTTGCAGGTAACGCATGCGCCACATCATCATGATGGCGGCCGAGGTCAGGCCGAGGATAAAGCCGAACCAGAAGCCCGCCGGGCCCATTGGTTCCACAACCCAGTCGGTCAGCCCCAGGATGTAGCCGCTCGGCAGACCCAACACCCAGTAGGCGATAAACGTAATAAAGAAAATTGAGCGCGTATCTTTATAGCCGCGCAGCACGCCGCTGCCGATCACCTGAATGGAATCCGAAATCTGGTAAATCGCCGCCAGCAGCATCAGGTGCGAGGCGAGGGTAACCACTTCCGGGTTGTCGTTATAGAGCAGGGCGATGGGCTCGCGGAACACGACGGTAAAGAGCGCTGTCCCCACCGCGAGGCAGATGCCGACCACAATACCGGTGCGTGCGGAGGTCTGCGCCTCAAGCGTCGACCCCTGGCCCAGACGGAAACCCACGCGAATGGTCACCGCGGCGCTCATCGACATCGGCAGTACAAACATCAGCGAACTAAAGTTGAGGGCAATCTGATGGCCCGCCACATCGACAATCCCGAGCGGCGACACTAACAGCGCCACGACCGCAAACAGCGTGACTTCGAAAAACAGCGCCAGCGCCACCGGCATCCCAATCTGCGCCAGACGACGGATAACCGGCCAGTCAAAGCGGCTGGCGTCCGGTTGCAGGCGAATATCACGCATCGAGCGCGCGTGTTTCACCCACAGACGCATACAGAAAAACATCACCCAGTACACCGACGCCGTCGCCACGCCGCAGCCGACGCCGCCCAGTTCCGGCATGCCGAAATGACCGTAAATGAAGATATAGTTCACCGGAATATTCACCAGCAGCCCGATAAAGCCCATCGCCATACCTGGCGTGGTTTTGGCAAGCCCTTCGCACTGGTTACGCATCACCTGGAAGAAAAGATAGCCCGGCACGCCCCACAGCAGCGCACGCAGGTAATTCACCGCGGTATCGGCGAGTACGGGATCGATGTTATGCATCGCGCGGATGATATGACCGGCGTTCCATAACACAATCATGATAAGCACCGACACCAGCCCCGCCAGTACAAAACCTTGCTGTACCTGATGCGCGATGCGGTCGCGGCGGCCTGAGCCGTTAAGCTGAGCGATGACTGGCGTGAGCGCCAGCAGCAGGCCATGGCCGAAGAGGATGGCAGGCAGCCAGATCGAGGTCCCGATGGCGACCGCCGCCATATCCGTGGCGCTGTAGCCGCCGGCCATGATGGTATCGACAACCCCCATTGAGGTCTGGGCGATTTGCGCGAAAATCACCGGGATTGCCAGAGCTAATAACTGACGCGCTTCGACAAAATACTTCTGCACGAGAACACCTGTATATTGTTGTTATTTGAGAGACAAAAAAGCCGCCGCAACGGGCAGCAAGAAGAAAATGCAGGGGAATGAGTCAGACTATTGTAGCGAGAGTTCACTATTAAGCCAGTGAAATAATGCGCTTAAGGCCGCTCAGGCTGGCAAGGGCATATTCCACCTGTTATTGTTCTGGTTATGAATCTCGCGGCCGCGCGCCGCCATGTAAGCGAATCCAGGAGTGGCAAAATATGTTTACCGGTATTGTTCAGGGCACCGCGAAAATCGTGGCTATCGATGAAAAACCGAATTTCCGCACCCATGTGGTGGAGCTGCCGGATGAGCTGCTGCCGGGGCTTGAGACCGGCGCATCGGTGGCGCACAACGGCTGCTGCCTGACGGTAACGGAAATTAACGGCAACCGCGTCAGCTTCGATTTAATGAAAGAGACGCTGCGTATTACCAATCTCGGGGATTTACAGCCGGGCGACGTGGTGAACATTGAACGCGCCGCGAAATTCAGCGATGAAATTGGCGGTCATTTAATGTCCGGGCATATTATGACCACGGCGGAGGTTGCGAAGATCCTGACGTCGGAAAATAACCGGCAGATCTGGTTTAAAATTCAGGACCCGACGCTGATGAAGTATATCCTGCACAAAGGCTATATCGGCATCGACGGTATCAGCCTGACGGTCGGGGAAGTGACGGCGACGCGCTTCTGCGTTTTCCTGATCCCGGAAACACTCCAGCGCACCACGCTTGGCACCAAAAAGCTGGGTCAGCGGGTGAATATTGAAATCGATCCGCAGACCCAGGCCGTGGTGGATACAGTTGAGCGTGTATTAGCGTCTCGCGAAGCCGCGGCGGCGATTACCGCGCAGCTGCATCCCGCAGAATAAGATCTCGCTGGTGGGCTCAGGCGCTCACCAGCGTACCCCGCACCCGTTCGCCCGGCGCGCCGCCGGAAAGCAGCGCCACCGCCTGCCGGGCGATACTCTCCAGCGAATACCCGATGGCCGGAACGCTCTCCAGCCCCATTCCGCGCCCTGAACTCTCAAGACTGAACACCAGCACCTGCCCTGGCACCGCGAAACGGTATTCGCGCAGCATCGCCACCGCTTCGCGCGCCTGGCTGTCGTCGGTCACCAGCAGCGCATTAAACTTCACGCCGCTGTTGATAAGCTTTTGCAGGGCGATACGCAGCACCGTCTCATCTTCGATGACGCGCTGACGATGAAACGGGATCAGGTGGTTTTCCGCCGCCTGGCGATACCCCTGTAAAATCTCCGCCGCCGCGTCGCCCGCCGGAAAGTTAATCAACGCGATATCGCGCCGCTGGTGGCTGCATAAATACTGCACCGCCGTCTGGGCGGCAAAGAGCCAGTCGAACTGAATGCCCTGCGACGTGGCGGCGCTTAAACAATCCACCAGAATCACATCATCATCAAGCGCGGGCAGAGGAAAGCGGGCGCCGACAATCATCAGCGCGTCGCACAGGCCGGAATTGAGTTCGGCGCGGGCGCGCGTCACTTCCTGCGCGGAACTTGCAAAGCGCAGCAGCAGATGTTTGCCGTGTCGGCTGAGCTCTTTTTCCAGCGCCTGTAACCAGCAGGTGGCCTGTTGAATATGTTCGCTGGCGCAAATCACGCCGATACAGTGGGTCATCTGGCTGGAGAGCGACTGCGCAATGGCGTTCGGCTGATAGTTCAGCATCTCGGCGGCGCGCAGCACCGCGAGACGGCTCTCTTCCTTCACGCCGCGATTGCCGCTCAGCACGCGGGAAACGGTGGCTTTCGAGACGCGCGCCAGGCGCGCGACATCATTAATGGTGGACATCGTGTTTTCCTGCAAAGCGTGGCGACGCGAAGGCCGCCACTCGGTTACTCATCAAACCCGTTCCTGGCCGCCACCTGGCGGTACCACTCGCCGCTCTTTTTGATCGTACGTTTCTGGCTTTCCAGATCGAGCGATACAAAGCCGTAGCGGTTCTTGTAAGCGTTGCACCAGGACCAGTTATCAATAAAGGTCCACATGTGGTAGCCCAGACAGCGGCTGCCTTCGCTGATGCCCTTATGCAGCCATTTCAGGTGATCGCGCACAAACTCGATGCGGTAATCATCCTGAATCTGCCCGTCGCGCTCAAAGCGCTGTTCATTCTCAACGCCCATGCCGTTTTCCGAGATATAGCAGCGCGGGTTGCCATACTCTACACGCAGGCGGGTGAGGATGTCGTAGACGCCTTTCTCATAAATCTCCCAGCCGCGGTACGGGTTCATTTTGCGGCCCGGCATTTCATAAGCGCTGAAGAACCACTCCGGCATAAACGGGCTGTCCGGGTTGACCTGCGAATCGCGGCACTGTATGCGACGCGGCTGATAGTAGTTGATGCCGAGCAGATCCACCACACCCGCCGCCAGCAGCTCTTTATCGCCGGGCTGGCACGCTGGCAGCTGATCATACTGCGCCAGCAGCGCCACTAAATCCTCCGGGTAACTGCCGCGCAGCGCCGGGTCGAGGAAGCTGCGGTTAAACATCAGATCGGCGATATGCGCCGCTTTTACGTCCGCCGGGTTTTGCGAACGCGGGTAAGAAGGGGTGAGGTTCAGGATAATGCCGATTTCGCCGCCGTCGTTACGCTCGTGATAGGCCTTCACTGCGCGGGCGTGGGCCAGCATCGTGTGATAGGCCACCGTCGCGGCACGGCGGAAATCAACGACGTTCGGATAGTGGAAGTCATACAGGTAACCGCCTTCCACCGGCACAATCGGCTCGTTGAAGGTGAACCAGTGAGTGACACGGTCGCCAAACAGCTCAAAGCAGGTGCGGGCGTAAGCTTCAAACGCGTCGATGACTTTGCGGTTCTCGAAGCCGCCCTGTTCCTGAAGCGACAGCGGCATATCGAAATGGAACAGGTTAATAAACGGCGTGATGCCCTGGCGCAGCAGCTCATCAATCACCTGGTTATAAAAGGCGACCGCCTCCTGGTTTACCGCGCCGGTGCCGTCCGGGATCAGGCGCGCCCAGGAGACAGACGTGCGGAAGGTGTTGTGATTAAGCGCTTTCAGCAGCGCGATATCTTCTTTCCAGTGCTGATAAAACGTGGAGGTCTGCGCGGGGCCAACGCCGTGGTGAAAACGCTCCGGCTGCAGGCGGAACCAGTGGTCCCAGGTCGTGGGCGTTTTGCCGTGGCTCAGACTTTCACCTTCGGTTTGCGGCGCCGAGCTGGCGCTGCCCCACCAGAATCCTTCAGGAAATGAGTAGTGCATATCCATCCTCATAGCTCAGTCAGGCGCCTGCCGGAAGGGCCGGCGCGGTAAAATCAGGCGTTATTCGTGACAGTGTCACCTTCGGTATTATCTTGTGCCGCTTCCTGCTTTTGCAGCGTGCGCTCGTAGGCTTTCACAAACGGGTAGTACATCAGCGCCGACATCACCATACAGATAAGACACATGACGACCGGGCTGAAGGCCCAGTTAGCGGCCCAGGACGCGCCGATGGGCGCGGGCGTGGTCCACGGCGTCAGCGAAACCACCTGCGCCAGCCAGCCCAGTTTGGTCGCGGTCCAGGCAAGAACGGCGTTTACCATCGGCACCAGAATAAACGGCAGGAAAAAGACCGGGTTCATGATGACCGGCGCGCCAAACAGAATCGGTTCGTTGATGTTAAACATACTCGGCACGACGCCCATTTTACCGATCGTACGCAGGTGCACCGCGCGGCTGCGCAGCAGCAGGAACGCCAGCGGAAGCGTGGAGCCGACGCCGCCAATGAGCAGGTAGTGATCCCAGAACCCTTGCAGGTAGATA
This DNA window, taken from Cronobacter universalis NCTC 9529, encodes the following:
- a CDS encoding type VI secretion system Vgr family protein, translated to MDTEHEFKTKKSLSRYVLTIHNSDITADVLRFRGREALSEPFCWNIEFTTPKADIRPEQALMKYASLGMQGGRTVYGIITRLEWFSTSADQSHYSVTLSSRLALLSHTRQCRVFLNQSVPEVVEQVLREHGLEGEDFDFRLEREYPERELITQWRETDLGFIQRLLSEVGIWWRTEMDNMRGLDVTIFADTQLNYHFDVRLPYREPSGLHDGAQEAVWGVRTWHNAVTGGVQTRDYHYPDATTPLDATVRVRSAAITTGEHYRYAEPYQAQGDDTDPEPDSESGAFYARIRHERELNPSLRVHLFSNAWALTPGMVLEPQGDVIRALKEGVIITLTTFRASRDSRLHVSVWGMPYSERYCYRPPEIPRPEIHGTVPARVESRDPKDTYAWLDDAGRYRVKLDMDRGDSDSGYSYLWVRLAKPYAGETYGWHTPLLAGTEVSVAFDGGDPDRPYIAHAFHDSAHPDVVNRDNRSRNILRTPAQNELRMEDKRGEEHIHLTTEYGKTQLGEGRLVDGQDKPRGAGFELRTDEYGVIRVAKGLFISADGQQKAAGEVLDRETALKEIDLCLQQIAQLSAAADAANALQADIASQSAMFGERLKPLNEMIHMSAPAGMAFTSGEHMQLTATKNVAVNAGGDISMGVMGNMTTLAGEKLGLFARSGPLSLKSGEGPVEVQAQNGGMQLAAEKKLTLTSVSDISFAGKKRITLIGGGCYLKLEAGKIEYGTPQVYLRKVEKTYLGASKSRQVEFPYLPGKGGIYSRGFILLDDRTNVPVAGIRYLLALSSGEQLEHYSDNKGCTHIVSHKEQCEVELTVLRQESLIIG
- a CDS encoding DUF6402 family protein, which produces MSEIKVISSLTEQEDNQQKVPVRLFKITDIPEVMESMGWVVAARFMRKWFYDPFYEMSKEEKLNKVDMALIDKCHIVDDISFEWLCTASERVSPVIDDVLESISIVREFNDTLGKIEGGVKQLSNGLIAIINCLYKQGLVDLKTYSIKNIALDYEELSAIELDRKSQFNYFSIGSTLWEKATDELDDVYGALGSFIVKIAFLNLIVSSDNDGFYRIEINQIGLYVRDTYEFMNNGNDQPLGYWGWHGVIKPGLINELFESEVVSKNGNDYYRVTNNSFVEYRQKCKKESNMKTGDFFVYSTVKKIPVDVIVHISKLDLLEYQSRSDKVA
- the mdtK gene encoding MdtK family multidrug efflux MATE transporter, coding for MQKYFVEARQLLALAIPVIFAQIAQTSMGVVDTIMAGGYSATDMAAVAIGTSIWLPAILFGHGLLLALTPVIAQLNGSGRRDRIAHQVQQGFVLAGLVSVLIMIVLWNAGHIIRAMHNIDPVLADTAVNYLRALLWGVPGYLFFQVMRNQCEGLAKTTPGMAMGFIGLLVNIPVNYIFIYGHFGMPELGGVGCGVATASVYWVMFFCMRLWVKHARSMRDIRLQPDASRFDWPVIRRLAQIGMPVALALFFEVTLFAVVALLVSPLGIVDVAGHQIALNFSSLMFVLPMSMSAAVTIRVGFRLGQGSTLEAQTSARTGIVVGICLAVGTALFTVVFREPIALLYNDNPEVVTLASHLMLLAAIYQISDSIQVIGSGVLRGYKDTRSIFFITFIAYWVLGLPSGYILGLTDWVVEPMGPAGFWFGFILGLTSAAIMMMWRMRYLQRLPSETILARAAR
- a CDS encoding riboflavin synthase, which codes for MFTGIVQGTAKIVAIDEKPNFRTHVVELPDELLPGLETGASVAHNGCCLTVTEINGNRVSFDLMKETLRITNLGDLQPGDVVNIERAAKFSDEIGGHLMSGHIMTTAEVAKILTSENNRQIWFKIQDPTLMKYILHKGYIGIDGISLTVGEVTATRFCVFLIPETLQRTTLGTKKLGQRVNIEIDPQTQAVVDTVERVLASREAAAAITAQLHPAE
- a CDS encoding LacI family DNA-binding transcriptional regulator, with product MSTINDVARLARVSKATVSRVLSGNRGVKEESRLAVLRAAEMLNYQPNAIAQSLSSQMTHCIGVICASEHIQQATCWLQALEKELSRHGKHLLLRFASSAQEVTRARAELNSGLCDALMIVGARFPLPALDDDVILVDCLSAATSQGIQFDWLFAAQTAVQYLCSHQRRDIALINFPAGDAAAEILQGYRQAAENHLIPFHRQRVIEDETVLRIALQKLINSGVKFNALLVTDDSQAREAVAMLREYRFAVPGQVLVFSLESSGRGMGLESVPAIGYSLESIARQAVALLSGGAPGERVRGTLVSA
- a CDS encoding glycoside hydrolase family 1 protein, which gives rise to MHYSFPEGFWWGSASSAPQTEGESLSHGKTPTTWDHWFRLQPERFHHGVGPAQTSTFYQHWKEDIALLKALNHNTFRTSVSWARLIPDGTGAVNQEAVAFYNQVIDELLRQGITPFINLFHFDMPLSLQEQGGFENRKVIDAFEAYARTCFELFGDRVTHWFTFNEPIVPVEGGYLYDFHYPNVVDFRRAATVAYHTMLAHARAVKAYHERNDGGEIGIILNLTPSYPRSQNPADVKAAHIADLMFNRSFLDPALRGSYPEDLVALLAQYDQLPACQPGDKELLAAGVVDLLGINYYQPRRIQCRDSQVNPDSPFMPEWFFSAYEMPGRKMNPYRGWEIYEKGVYDILTRLRVEYGNPRCYISENGMGVENEQRFERDGQIQDDYRIEFVRDHLKWLHKGISEGSRCLGYHMWTFIDNWSWCNAYKNRYGFVSLDLESQKRTIKKSGEWYRQVAARNGFDE